The DNA region AAACCGAAATATCCCACTGCACCTGCGTATGGTCCACGGGGTATTCTTTCAAGGTGGTTTATTATTTCCATAGCCCGAATTTTAGGAGCTCCACTTACAGTCCCTGCTGGGAAGATGGAGGCAAAAGCATCCACTGAATTTTTCCCCTTTTGGAGTTTACCCTGTACTCTGGACACCATATGCTGAACATGGGAGAATTTCTTCACGGTCATGTATTCAGGCACGTGAACAGTACCAAATTCACTAACCTTACCAATATCGTTTCTTGCCAAGTCCACCAGCATCAGATGTTCAGCTTTTTCCTTTTCATCATTTAACAGCTCATTTTGCAACTCCTCATCTTCTTGGAGATGGGCTCCTCGTTTCCGGGTTCCAGCGATGGGATAAGTTTCAACATCTCTTCCCTCCACCCGCAAAAGCATCTCCGGACTGGAACCAATTATCTCCCTTTGACCTAACTTCAAATGATACATATAAGGAGAAGGATTAATATTGCGAAGGGCTTCATAAAAGGCGAGTTTATTACCTTTAATTTCGTACTCACGAGCATTGGAGATGACACTCTGAAATATCTCGCCAGCTTTTATCTTTTCTTTAGCTTTCATTACCATATTCTCAAATTGATTACGAGAGAAATAATGGTTTTTTTCTTCAAAAGATAGTTTTTCAACTGAAAATTCTTCCTCAGATGTGGCTTTGATTTCATCCACCCTGTTTTCTCCCAGAGTCACATATTCACATTTATTCTGAAGCCGGTCGAAGATCACAGCATCCAAGTAAAGCCCAAACTCGAAATCAGGCATTTCTCCCACAGGCATCTCGAGGGGTTCAAAATATCTCACTGATTCATAGGATACGTATCCCACCAGACCTCCAAGGAAGCCTTTTTCACGGCTTCCCTCTCCAATAATGCCTTTAATTTCATCAAAGGGATTGGGAGTTTCAATTTCTATGGTTTCATCTTCTTTTTTTAATTCCAGGATTCCATTTTGGGCTTTGAGGGTAGCGACGGGTTTGAACCCTAAAACTGAATATCTGGCCAAACCACTATCACTTTCCATGGACTCTAAAAGAAAACAGTTGGGATATTTAGAGTATATCTTTCTGAAAAGTTCGAAAGGAGAGTTGAAATCTAATCTTGCCTTTTTAACTTCCTTTTTTTTATATTCATATTCGCCAAAAGCATTCACAGCCATGCATTTTTTCACCATAATTAGTCACTGACACTCATATACTTTATTGTACTATTTAAACCTTTACAGTACAAAAATGTACGTAAAATTAATTATATGAGCACTGTCAATATGAAATTAATGCAGGGGTGAATGAATTTGAAGATGGGAAAAAAATTTTATTCATAGATTCATTGTGGATATAAGTTTGAGATCATGGAGATTAATACATGTGGGACCGTGTAAAACATAAATTCGAAAAATTCCCAGCAAGGATGGGAGTAGCACGTAAAATCGTTGAATTGGGCCTTAGAGTCGGTGAGAACGGTAAAATATATTGTGGTGATGTGGAAATAAGTGATGTGGCACTGGCCAGAGGGGCAGGGGTGGACCGCAGATCCATAAGGGCCACCGTAGAAGTGATTATGGAAGACCCGGAGCTAGCAGCCATTTTCAGCAATATATACCCTGCAGGAGCCCTGCTAAAGAACGTTGCCCATGATCTTGGTTTTGGAGTGGTGGAAGTAGAAGCCCATGCCGGTGCTCCAGGGATACTGGCAACTGCCACCCAGTTAATAGCAGAGGAAAACATCAGTATCAGACAGGCACATGCCGGAGACCCTGAACTGGAAGAAAACCCTAAACTAACAATAATAACCGAGAAACCAGTTAAGGGCGAAATGTTCCAGAAGTTTCTGGATATTCCAGGAGTTAAAAGGGTTTCTATCTATTAGTCAATAAAGGGATCAAGAGCCAAACTTCAGAGAATATAAAAGTAGAATCTATAATCTATGTGGATAGGATGTGGATAGGCAGGATCACAAAACCTAAAAAAGTATTAAAAAGTAATAATTATAAGGTGATATAAGTAAGTGATATAAGGGGATTAGAATAGGGGAAAGATTGAAAATAAAAACTCAAAAATTTGATACTGTCTTTTAGCTGATAATCACTTATTGGGCGCTTATTAGGGGCTTTCCCTTTCTGCATCCTCTTCGTCCATAATCTTCAGAAGCTCGTCCCATGCTTCCAGGGATTCCTGAGCTTCCTGGTCTGATAACACTTCAATGGCGTATCCGGAGTGGACCAGAACGTAGCGACCCACATCTACATCTTCCACTAAATCCAGTTTAGCCTTCTGTTTAACCCCACCAAAGTCCACAATAGCTACATTATCATTAATTTCTACAATTTGAGCTGGTGCTGCGATACACATTAAGATCACCTTTTTAAAATCCATTTAAAGAGTCAATATGCATATTTAAATTATTTAGATTAATTATACTATTATCATATTAAATCAGAAGTTTTCTAATTAGTAATTCAATAAGTAGGTTTAGTTATTTTAATAGATATCATCACCATATAAATATCTTGGGGAATGATGAAAACTTTCATAACTTATCATAATCAGGTGGTATGAATAAATGAAAATAGTAATAATTGGTGGGGGCCCAGCCGGTCGAACTGCAGCCATGGAAGCAGCACAACTGGATGCAGAAGTCACATTAATAGAAAAAAAACATATTGGGGGGACCTGTCTCCATGAAGGATGCATGGTGGTCTGTGGATTGAATGATGTGGTCCGTTTCCATCTAGATGCAGATAAATTTCATGAAATGGGCATCATCCCTAATTCACCAGCAGTTAATTTCTCCCAAGTTGCCAGAGGGATAAAAAAAGTCACTGGGAAGATAGAAGATGTTTTAAAATACGAAACCAGAGAATCCGGGGCAGAAATAATCATGGGAGAAGTAGCTGAGATCAAACAAGGGGAAGTATTTGCAAATGATGAAAAATATTCCTATGATAAACTCTTGATAGCCACTGGAGCCCGGCCCTTTAAACCACCCATCCCTGGGGTGGAGAATGCATTAACCTACATTGATGTTTTGGATTTTAAAAGAGTTCCGGATAAGCTTAACATAGTGGGAAGTGGAGTGATAGCTGCCGAATTTGCGGGAATATTCTCCTCATTGGGCAGTGATGTTAAAGTTCTATGCAGAAGGAAATTTTTACCTGGTTTGGACCCTGAAATAAAAAAATACACCATGAAACATCTCCTGAGCAAGGTTGAAATCCAGGAGAAGGTGCAGGTTACTGAAATAACCGGAAAAGGTGCAATCACTTCCTATGCTGAAGTGGAGGGACCAGTATTTCTGGCCACGGGCATGACTCCCAACTCAGAAATAGCAAAAAACCTGGTTGAAATCGGGTCTAAAGGCCAAATAATAGTTAATAAACAGATGCAAACCAGCAACCCCTCCATATATGCTGCAGGTGATGTGGTGGGAACAGTCGGCAACACTCCAGTAGCACGTATGGAAGGAGTGGTTGCAGCCAGAAACGCCTGTGGAATATCCAACACCATGGATTACCGTATTATACCCCAATCAATTAGTCTCTACTATCCAGTAAGCTTTTTAAACACTGAAAGTTTATCTTCAGGATCTAAGGATAAATTAGAATCAACTGATGTTGGAATTAGAGGTTCTGGAGGTCCAGGATCTTTTTGGAATGTCCTGGACGGTAAAACAGGGTTTACTAAAATATCAGCCAACCTGGAAACTGGTGACTTAATTAATGCATCTTCCATATCCCCTTCATCCAGAACCAGCATGCCCTACCTGGCCAAAATGATTAAAGATGGTTATAAAACCTCTGATTTTGATGACTTTATAGAAACACACCCTTCAACTGATGCGATTTACAAATTACTGCATTTTTTAGCTAAATATGGTTAGATAAAAAAAATTTGAAAATGTTATGTTTGTTATGTTCGGATAACCTGTTTTAAAAAATTAAATGAAGACAGGAGAGATATTAAGGAATGTTTGTTTTTATTTACGGTTTTTTCCCTTTATTTTGTCATAAATTACCCTTGCAATCTTATCAGAAGCATTTAAAACATCCTCACTGTATTTAAGAGCATTTTCCTTTAATTCATCCAGATGGGTAAAGGCATGTTTAGTTACTTCCACAATATCTTCCAGTTCACTTTCCAGCACAGCTCCAGAAAAAATGGAGGCCAGGTTATGATAACGTCCATACTTCACTCCTAACAGGGCAATGATAGGCAGTTGGCAGGCAATAGCTTCCTGGATCATCATCCCATCATCAGTAAGCACGGCCAGATCAACTACCTTGTAAAGGTCCCTTATCCAGTCAATGTAACCCAGATAAATAATATTCTCTTCATCAAGATACTCCCGGTATTCTTCCTCCAGAGGATCTCCCACTACCAGTATATTAACCTCTAGGTCAGCTTTTCCCAATTCTGATGCTCCTAGTGCCATTTTTTCAAAAAGGGTGGAACCAGAGGAGAATAGTATGGTGGGACGATTGATATCAAACTCTGCTGGTAACTTATCCAGTGCTGTATCTTTATTTCCAATCACAATCTCAGGATCAACTGGTGAATAAGATTTATGGATATTTTTATCCTTTAAATTCATCTGGAAAAGGTTTGATTCTGGTAAAGCTACGGTGGTGGTGATTTTGGTGCACACCTTAGCATCTGTAGGGGTTATCAGAATACCTACTGATGGTGTGCTGGCCATTTTAGCCCCTAAACATCCTACTACCGCCCCACCTCCAATCACACCCACCACCACATCTGGCTTCACCTTTCGAATGAGTCGAGCAGCTTCCAGAGCTGCTTTGGAGGTTTTAACCGCAGCTTTCGCCAGGGTCTTGTTGGTGGCAGCATGACCTCCAGCTTGAGGTATACTGATTTTATACCAGTCCAGATGGTGTTTTTTAAATAAAAGTCCGGGGGCACTGTGATCTAATGCGAATTCACATTCCACATCATATTTAGATAGAGCTTGAGCAATATTTAGGGCGGTAACCGCATCACCTCCAATCCCCCTACCAGTAACTATGAATAAAGCTTTCATTTAAACTCCTTAAACCATTCCAAACATTAATTGCTGATTAAGTATTATATTCATTATTGGAACATCTCATAATAAATCTTTCTTGGAATCTTCGGTTTCATAATATTATTTTATTGGGGGATATTGATTGAAAAAATCTGTATTCCATATGAATTCATAAATTCCGGCTATGGTGTCCACAAACTCCTGATACTGATTCCATATGGCTATAGCAGTTTCTGAAATTGCGTTGTTTCCTGAAAGTTTGCAGAATGCAATTAACATCTCTTTTTTGTCCCGTACTATGAGTTTAATGAAAGGAACAGGGAAAAATTTGATCTCCAGTGGTAAATCTTGCAGAATCTCCTGGGTGGGAACTTCCACCTCATCCACCCAGCAAACCGGAGCAGTGAGCATGCGAATGTCAACTCCTTTATTTAATGGTTTTCTCAGGCTGGTCTTAAGTTGTTGTGGTTCTTCTGGAAACATCAAACCACCCATTATAAACAGGGATTCTTTACTGCGGGAAATGATTTCCATCTCTTTTTTCACTATTTTTTCCTGACCATGCAGTAACCATATCGGTGCCGGAACTTGAGGAATCTGACTCTCATAAACCAGGTTAAGCTCAGCTTCAGCCTGATCCATGGCCTCCAGGATATGGTTTCTACTTTTTTTAAATACTTCATGTGGAGGGATAACCGTGAATTTCAATGGTTTGCCCTGGTTCATTTCAATAAAACCCTTTTCCACCAGACTTTTCAGTACCTGATAAACCTTTGATCGGGGCACATTAGCTGCTAAACTAATCTCAGTGGCATTAGCAGATATCAATGAGGTTAAAGCCACGTAACTTTGAGTTTCATAATCAGTGAGGCCCATTAATTTCAAAGCCTCTATGGATTCTCTACTAAGGGGCATAATTCCAACTCACACTAGATCCATCAATTATTTTCATTTTATACTCTATTAGTGACAAAATCTATAAATGTTTCCTATCAGCAGATCATAAACTTGACAAGGGGAAGGTGAAAAAGTGACTCTGGAAAATGAATACGCCATTCTAACCACCCAATTAACCAAAAAATACGGAGACTTCGTGGCTGTGGATAATCTGGACTTGAAGGTGAAAAAAGGGGAGATATACGGATTACTTGGCCCTAATGGTGCGGGTAAAACTACCCTGATCAAAATGCTCTCTTCCATTGTCAATCCCACCTCTGGAGAGGCAAAAGTTTTAGGAGAAAAAATACCTGACGGCAAAATAGCATCTAAAATAGGTTACATGCCCCAGGAAACCGGCCTATATCTGGGACTTACCGTGGATCAAAACTTGAAATTCTATTCCAGGGTATTTAATCTTACAAATGAGGAAATGGAAAAAAGGGAGGATGAACTTTTAAAATTCGTGGATCTTACTCACTGGAAACATGAAATGGCTGAGAACCTTTCTGGAGGGATGAAGCACCGGTTATCACTGGCCTGCACTTTAATACACCAGCCAGAGATTCTTTTTTTAGACGAACCCACAGTGGGAGTTGATCCTGAGCTTAGAGTATCATTCTGGAATTATTTCAACCAGTTAAGGAGAAAAGGAGTCACCATACTTATAACCACTCACTACATGGATGAAGCACGCCACTGTGATCGCATTGGGTTCATGGAGAGAGGGCGTCTCATAGCAGAAGACACACCTGAAGAACTTCTTAAAAAGAGTGGGAAGGACTCACTTGAAGATGCCTTTCTGGAATTTTCAAGAAGTGATGGAAACCATCAAGAGGTGGGCTTGTGAAGTTTTACAGAATCATGGCTGTGAGTCGGAGAGTTTTTCGTGATGTGGCCAATGATAAACGCAGCCTGGCCATGCTATTTCTGGCACCCATCTTCGCCATGTGCATCTTCGGCCTGGCCTTCAGTGGTGATGTGGAGGATGTGGATGTAATCATAGTCAACCAGGACCAGGGATTCACCCCACCACTGGGAAACACCACTTACCTGTCGGAAAAAATCATTTCCAACCTTGATACTAATACATTGAAAATCCAGAATATGACCAACATTGATGAAGCCCGGCAAAAGGTGATAAATGGCCAGGTATCAGCAGTGATCATATTCCCTGAAAACTTCACAGAAAATGCCATTTTAAAGTCTCGAAACTCTTCGTATCCAGATAGTGCGGAGATAGTTATCCAGGGTGATGACAGCATAACCAACATCAAAAATGCAATTTTGAAGACAGTTACCGATGCAGTTTCTGACACCATGGCTGAAGAAGGTGTAAATCCTGCATTGAAGGTAACTTCTGATCCTATTTATGGTAAGGATGCAGAATTCATTGACTTCTTTGTACCGGGCATCCTGGCATTTGTAGTTTACCTTTTAACCACCATTCTAACCCTGATAACCTTTGTAGGGGAACGCTCCAATGGTACTCTGGAAAGAGTACTTGCCACCCCTGTTACAGAAGGGGAAGTGGTAACTGGTTACGCCATTACCTTCGGTACCCTGGGAATCATACAAGTTGCCCTCCTCCTGGTAATAGCCATCATGGTATTCAACATCATGGTGGTGGGAAACGTACTCCTGGCCTTCCTGGCAGTCGCCATATTGGCTGTAACCTGCCAGGCACTGGGAATATTGCTATCCAGCCTGGCCAAACGCCCAGAACAAGCAATACAATTTTTCCCATTTGTAATATTACCTGCATTCCTACTTTCAGGAGTATTCTGGCCAATACAAGCCATTCCCGAATGGTTAAGACCATTCTCTTATCTTGTACCCCCCACCTATGCGGCGGATGCCTGCCGGGCAGTGATGCTTAAAGGATGGGGTTTGGATAAGATATGGACAGATCTGTTGGCTCTGTTAATATTTGCCATTTTGTTCATGCTACTGGCGGTATACTCATTAAAAAGGGAGAGAATGAAAAAAGTATAAAACTTTTTAATTTTTCATTTCTGGGACTCTAAAGTATTAGATTCCTGGCTGTTCATCAAAACTCACAATTCATTTAGCATAATTTCTCATCATAAAAGATAAATTAAGTCATAAAATAAATTAAGTCATATATTTGCCATATTTGCTAATAATAGCTCAAACCAACAAGTTTAATCTTTTTTTTTAAATCATTTGGATTTTTAATTCTAATGAGCGTATTATGGTTTGACTTGGGGATTATAAATTAATCTTCGTATGCCTAATGCAATTAAGAATTTATTATTAACCAATATTTTTTGTTTCCTGAATAAAATTCTACGGAGAAGATCCCCCAAACCTCCACCAGTCAAGACATCCATTACTAAGTCTCCAAAGGTAGGTTTTTGGATTTTTAGGTTTTTTTCCAGGAAATTCTTTAGATTGTCACGTCTCAATAACGCTATAATGATGGCAGTGATTAATAAGAGTGCCAGCACAACTAGGAAAACTCCCCAAGTTCCCCAATCATGGAACTTAGCAATGTTAATTCCTAGCAGTGTGTATATAATTCCCAGTCCTACACCGAATGAATGGTTTCCCACTTCGCCCATCATGATTTTACCCTGATAATCCAGGGGTGCATATCCAATACAGGCTGCTAAAAGAATCAGTGCTAATGAGTAAGGGTTACCAGTGGTTAGGTAGAGGAGAATTGCCATTATAGAGCTCATTATAATCACAGTGGAGGCTGCAGTCCCCGGTTGCATATCTGCAATATTCAGGGGCTGGATCATGAGTGCAATGAGTATTGAAACTGGGCCAAAGTAGAAGTACCCTACCAACATAACCATTAGCATACCAATACCTCTGGAGAACTGACCAATTTCAACTGGGAGTCTTTTCAATTTTTTACGACCAATAATATCATCTAGAAATGCGAATAAACCTATTATTCCAATCAGATAGTTGGCTGGGAATGGAAAGAATAGTAATAGAACTAAAAATGGGGCTAAACCCACTCCTCGGGGTGTTCCGCCACGTATGGTTGTGTAAAGATTGCCTCCCAGCCTAGGAAATAATTTATAGAAGACTATGGTGAAGCTGACTGATAGAAAGAAGACTGAAAATATCACAGATAAATTTGTCATATTCATTGGCATCCCGGATATAAATTTGTCAAGGTGATTTTAAATATAATTGTATTATTAGGACCCTTCATTTACTCCTAGGGTCCTACATGTCCTTCAGGTGTTTGTGCAATTACAGTTTTAAGACCTTTCTGGTTGAGTAAATCTTTCATATTCTTCATCTCCTGATAAGAAGGCAATAAAAGTTCTTTTTGCTGGAATTCGCCTCTATAATCAAGGATGCATACTTGCACTTTATCATTCAAACGGGCTATCTCATCTCCCATTTTTTCCACTTCTTCTTTGGAAATAAGGGCTTTATTATAGGGAATGCCAATTCCCAGGAAAACATCATCAACATGATTCTCTAAAATATATTTCACTGCATTCCAAGAATTTTTAAGATATTTTTTTATTAGCTTTTCATCTGAAAGTCCAGTAATCTTCTTAAATGTGTCACTACAAATTCCTTTCAGGTCAATCCCAATTTCTGTCATTCCAGCTTTAACCAGTTTATCAATATAATCTGGGTTTAATATGGTTCCATTGGTATCTACATGGATATGAATGTCTTTATCAGCTTCACGGATAGATTTTATTACGCCCAATAGCCAAGTGGGATTTAAAGTGCTTTCACCACCGGAAATTGCAATTCTGTTAACATTGTATTGTTTTTGAAGTCCAAGTAACACCATTGCAGTTTCCTCACACTCCATGAGGTGTCCCCCACCACTAAAGGCCATCTGATAGTTCTGACATTGGGGGCAGCGAAGATTACAACCATGGGTGAAACAGGCAATTTCAATGGGTTTACCAGTTCCTTTCAGATAATAAGGAGTTCCCACCCCACCAACTGTATGGGCTCCGAATCCACTCACTGCTCTGAGTGGTGGAGGTTCTTCCAGTAACTCAATTTTCATACCATCATAGAGGGGAGTGATGCAGCTAAGAGCGTATCTTCCATCTGCTTTCACAGCACATGACCAGCAACCACCACAAAGGCAGGGCATGGAAACTGTTCTAAGGGGAGTGTCTAGATCTGAAACAGTTGGAAAATCACAGATTTTGACACCTGAAATATTCAGGGCATCTTTAATGAAACCCCTTGCTTGAATCTTTTTATGATTAACATAAACAGTTTTTTCAGTTAATCGGGTGTTTATATAAGATTCATCAGTTTCATCTATTAATATAGCTTTTTCGGGACATATCTGGACGCATGCTCCGCATCCAATACAAGTACCCTCCTCAAGACTCCGCCAGGCGCTTCTCAGAGGACAGATCACGGTTTCGCAAGCTCCGCAATGAATACATTTATCCAAATCTCTCTTAACCTTCATTTCAAAGCATACCTTAAAAGCGCTGCTAATCCACCCAGAGCACTTAACTGTTTTCCACCGTCATGTTCACTGCTTAAGACCATAACTTTCCCCCCCAAGTTCTCAGTAAGGTCCATAATCTTTTCCACATCCAGTTCCCGGAGTAATTCATCAATAACCAGTAACTCACTAACTGCACCAGCTTCTGCAGCAGTTTTAACTTCACTCTTTCCATAGGCGACTAGATTAGAATTTTTCCCGATTTCCTCCAGAACCCGGGCCATCATTCTTATTTCCTGGGCAATACGACCTTCAGTGGCCATTTCTTCCAGAATACCTTTCTGAAGCACCTCATGGATCCCGGATCTGCCCCCAGCCCCGGTACTTTCCAGACGGGAAATTCGGGCAATATCTGGATATTTCTGCCTGATAAATTGATAAAAATCATTTTTACCAAAACCAGGCCCGGCTATTACCATTCCTTCTATCCCCTCAAACTTTTTAATGGTGCTTACGATCTCCTCGTAGAAATTGTTAATGACTTGTTGACGGTTTTTTTGAACCATTCTCTTACCAGAGATGCCCCCAATTATGGGGCCGTAGTATTCCACTCCGTACTGTCTCAGGATACCCAAATCTGCATTATCATCTTCTATTACCACTACCAGGGCCTTTGGTATTTTTGATGCATCAATGGCTTCTTTGATCCTTTTACGGTGCCAGCGTGACCATCTTTCTTTTTCTATTTTCACCGAGTTGTTGAGCTTCAAATCCAGGGTGTGATGGGCTCCTAATGACACCAGATCTTCTGGTCCCTTCTCAATAACTCCCTTAGCACGTAATTTTCCAGTGTACTTATGAAAACTAATGCTTTCCACTCTTATGCCCATGAAAAAGGTTTTTTTGATTCCCCGATCACTCCGCAACCGCTCTCCAGTTGTGTCCTGAATTCTGCGGGTGGTACGCGAAGAAACAAGATCTCCGGGTTCAATAAGGTGAGATAGATGCCAGAGATCATCCAAAGTTTCTGGGAATAACTCAATAATTCCCCTTTTAGCATCCTGAAAAACTATGCGCATAATATGGCCTTCTATATCAATTTAAACATGCTTCAATAGATTTTAGTTGAATATTTTTGTTAAATATATTTTTATGATGTATTTCAAACATTTTAAACCTATTTGTTGTCGGAACTTTTTATTAGATCCTTAATTTTCTTTTACATCTCTCATATCTTTTACACCTAAAATCATAACTTTTATATAAAACGTATTACAAATATTTTGCTGGTGATTAAATATGGACAACCAGTTAGAAAGTAAGATTAAAGAAACCCTGGAAAATGTTAAACCCTGGCAAAGAGTGCCCACATCTCTTGAAGGTGTATTTTTAATCAAAGCTCCTACAAGAGGCGATCAGGAAAGCATAATGGTAGAAATAAATCCATTGGATGAACTTGGAAGCCCTATTAAGCGCAGGGGCATATTTCTCCAGCGTAGAACACAACTGGAACGATTTTTAGAAGTTATGCAGAAACCACGTTTAATGGAGTTTATGGATACACTGGATGCTATGGCTGGAGTTACCGGGGATGATAAGGTGAGAACATTAGAAATATGATGGGCAATGAGGGGATAAATTTAAAAATACGTGTTTCTAGTGGGGGATAAATTTATTATTACACATCCCCATAGATAACTTATATGAAAGTAGCGATTATTGGAGGAACCCGTGGACTGGGGAACTGGATAGCGAATTTTCTAAATAAAAGAGGATGCCAGGTCACCATCACTGGCAGGAATGCTCCTATGGGAGAAGCTATCGCCAGTAAAATGGGAGTTTCATACACTTCTAACAATGTTGAAGCTACTTCAGAGGCAGAAATAGTAATAATAGCTGTTCCTATAGATGCAACTCCTCGAACAATAAAAGAAGTGTCTCCTCATCTTCAGAAAGGATCTTTACTGGTTGATGTGACGTCTGTAAAGGAGAAATCAGCAGCACTCATGTACCAGCATGTTCCTGAG from Methanobacteriaceae archaeon includes:
- a CDS encoding radical SAM protein encodes the protein MKVKRDLDKCIHCGACETVICPLRSAWRSLEEGTCIGCGACVQICPEKAILIDETDESYINTRLTEKTVYVNHKKIQARGFIKDALNISGVKICDFPTVSDLDTPLRTVSMPCLCGGCWSCAVKADGRYALSCITPLYDGMKIELLEEPPPLRAVSGFGAHTVGGVGTPYYLKGTGKPIEIACFTHGCNLRCPQCQNYQMAFSGGGHLMECEETAMVLLGLQKQYNVNRIAISGGESTLNPTWLLGVIKSIREADKDIHIHVDTNGTILNPDYIDKLVKAGMTEIGIDLKGICSDTFKKITGLSDEKLIKKYLKNSWNAVKYILENHVDDVFLGIGIPYNKALISKEEVEKMGDEIARLNDKVQVCILDYRGEFQQKELLLPSYQEMKNMKDLLNQKGLKTVIAQTPEGHVGP
- a CDS encoding mRNA surveillance protein pelota, which produces MRIVFQDAKRGIIELFPETLDDLWHLSHLIEPGDLVSSRTTRRIQDTTGERLRSDRGIKKTFFMGIRVESISFHKYTGKLRAKGVIEKGPEDLVSLGAHHTLDLKLNNSVKIEKERWSRWHRKRIKEAIDASKIPKALVVVIEDDNADLGILRQYGVEYYGPIIGGISGKRMVQKNRQQVINNFYEEIVSTIKKFEGIEGMVIAGPGFGKNDFYQFIRQKYPDIARISRLESTGAGGRSGIHEVLQKGILEEMATEGRIAQEIRMMARVLEEIGKNSNLVAYGKSEVKTAAEAGAVSELLVIDELLRELDVEKIMDLTENLGGKVMVLSSEHDGGKQLSALGGLAALLRYALK